One region of Pseudomonas glycinae genomic DNA includes:
- a CDS encoding Pr6Pr family membrane protein produces the protein MNAVLRRRLITSVAVLGWAGLGIQLYLIFFARLSVGASLLGGLVSFFSYFTVLTNTLVAVVLTCAVADRESTARRWFLQPWVSSGIAVSIAVVGLAYSILLRHLWHPQGWQFIADELLHDVMPLLFLAYWWLCVPKGSLRLKHLPLWLIYPLVYFAYALLRGHLLGAYAYPFIDVALLGYPQVFVNAGGILLGFVLMALLVIGIDRWQGRRL, from the coding sequence ATGAACGCCGTCTTGCGGCGACGCCTGATCACTTCGGTTGCGGTGCTGGGCTGGGCCGGGCTGGGAATTCAGCTGTACCTGATTTTCTTCGCCCGGCTGAGCGTCGGCGCCAGTCTGCTGGGCGGGCTGGTGAGTTTCTTCAGTTATTTCACCGTGCTCACCAACACCCTGGTGGCTGTGGTGCTGACCTGCGCGGTGGCCGATCGTGAATCCACCGCGCGGCGCTGGTTTCTGCAACCCTGGGTCAGCAGTGGTATCGCGGTGAGCATTGCCGTAGTGGGACTGGCCTACAGCATTCTGCTGCGACATCTGTGGCACCCGCAGGGCTGGCAGTTTATCGCTGACGAATTGCTCCACGACGTAATGCCGCTGCTGTTTCTGGCTTATTGGTGGTTGTGTGTGCCGAAGGGCTCTTTGCGTCTGAAGCACCTGCCGCTTTGGCTGATCTATCCGCTGGTGTACTTCGCCTATGCGCTGTTGCGCGGGCATTTGCTGGGGGCTTACGCGTATCCGTTCATTGACGTGGCCCTGCTGGGTTATCCACAGGTGTTCGTCAATGCCGGGGGGATTCTGCTGGGGTTTGTGCTGATGGCGTTGCTGGTGATCGGGATTGATCGCTGGCAGGGGCGGCGCCTTTAG
- a CDS encoding lysoplasmalogenase, with amino-acid sequence MGWLILALMGAVTFLYGLSTHAALLCLLVKPLPVLALLGWLHDAPPSDYRRWISLGLIFSLVGDVLLAWPGDLFVFGLGAFLLAHLSYLKAYLSDCRRLALLPLILALSVGAVLLGILISSGLGPLTVPVIVYGTAISAMLWRALARLGSGVPQRSALLAAGGAVAFVFSDSVIGINRFVAPFHAAPYVIILSYWLGQWGIAASAFARSQKNLYPDTN; translated from the coding sequence GTGGGCTGGCTGATCCTGGCGCTGATGGGCGCAGTGACCTTTCTCTATGGCCTCAGCACCCATGCAGCGCTGCTGTGTCTGCTGGTCAAACCGTTGCCGGTGTTGGCGTTGCTCGGCTGGCTGCATGACGCGCCACCCAGCGACTATCGGCGCTGGATCAGCCTCGGTCTGATTTTCTCGCTAGTCGGCGATGTATTGCTGGCGTGGCCGGGGGATCTGTTTGTGTTTGGTCTGGGGGCGTTTCTGCTGGCGCATCTGTCGTACCTCAAGGCCTACCTCAGCGATTGCCGGCGCCTGGCCCTGCTGCCGCTGATCCTGGCGCTCAGTGTGGGCGCCGTGTTGTTGGGTATCCTGATTTCCAGCGGGCTCGGTCCATTGACCGTGCCAGTGATCGTCTACGGCACCGCCATCAGCGCCATGCTCTGGCGCGCGCTCGCCCGACTCGGCAGCGGCGTACCACAACGCTCAGCGCTGCTCGCGGCGGGTGGCGCGGTGGCGTTCGTGTTCTCTGACAGCGTGATCGGCATCAACCGGTTTGTCGCACCATTTCATGCGGCACCTTACGTGATCATCCTCAGTTACTGGTTGGGGCAGTGGGGGATTGCGGCATCGGCATTTGCGAGAAGCCAAAAAAATTTATACCCCGACACAAATTAA
- a CDS encoding PadR family transcriptional regulator: MRDHHSPHREHGDSRDGFEKRHGRERGGRGPRVFAPGDLKLLLLALIAEQPCHGYDLIRQIETMFDGAYSPSPGVIYPTLTFLEESEMITGDAEGGKKRYAVTDVGRQSLSEQAVALDGVRMRIDVSKRSLRGHDRPPEIHEAVHNLRHALQMHHGRWSPEEILRVRDLLNDTAKAIVDGPAVQPAPEKAE, from the coding sequence ATGAGAGACCATCATTCCCCCCACCGCGAGCATGGCGACAGCCGTGACGGCTTCGAAAAGCGCCATGGTCGCGAACGCGGCGGTCGCGGCCCGCGTGTATTCGCTCCGGGCGATCTGAAATTGCTGCTGCTGGCGCTGATCGCCGAGCAGCCGTGCCACGGTTACGACCTGATCCGCCAGATCGAAACCATGTTCGACGGCGCCTACAGCCCCAGCCCCGGCGTGATCTACCCGACCCTGACATTCCTCGAAGAGAGCGAAATGATCACCGGCGACGCCGAGGGCGGCAAAAAGCGTTACGCAGTGACTGATGTCGGCCGCCAATCCCTCAGCGAACAAGCGGTGGCGCTGGACGGCGTGCGCATGCGCATCGACGTCAGCAAGCGCTCGCTGCGCGGCCACGACCGGCCGCCGGAAATCCATGAAGCGGTGCACAACCTGCGCCACGCCCTGCAAATGCACCACGGGCGCTGGAGCCCGGAAGAAATCCTGCGAGTGCGCGACCTGCTCAACGACACCGCCAAAGCCATCGTCGACGGCCCCGCCGTTCAACCTGCCCCGGAGAAAGCCGAATGA
- a CDS encoding VF530 family DNA-binding protein, translated as MNDHNPDPLHGVTLEQILNALVTHYEWSGLAERIDIRCFKSDPTIKSSLTFLRKTPWAREKVERLYVKLMRTKRPL; from the coding sequence ATGAACGACCACAACCCCGATCCGCTGCACGGCGTGACCCTCGAACAGATCCTCAATGCGCTGGTGACCCACTACGAATGGTCGGGCCTGGCCGAGCGCATCGACATCCGTTGCTTCAAGAGCGATCCGACCATCAAGTCGAGCCTGACCTTTCTGCGCAAGACGCCGTGGGCGCGGGAGAAAGTCGAGCGGCTGTACGTGAAACTGATGCGCACCAAGCGTCCGCTCTGA
- a CDS encoding protease inhibitor I42 family protein, protein MSPLRLFVPLSLALLAACATQPKTNVTVEKQSECPVRLSNGQNLIVTLPSNPTTGYRWAIQDSAGGVLRALSPEVYSNPEDAGVVGAAGLSTWRFQAFAPGTGRLRLTSQQPWAPEVLPVETFDCAISVN, encoded by the coding sequence ATGTCCCCCCTTCGCCTGTTTGTCCCGCTGTCCCTCGCCCTGCTGGCCGCCTGCGCCACGCAACCGAAAACCAACGTGACCGTGGAAAAACAGAGCGAATGCCCGGTGCGGCTGAGCAACGGGCAAAATCTGATCGTCACGCTCCCGAGCAACCCGACTACCGGTTACCGCTGGGCCATCCAGGATTCGGCCGGCGGCGTATTGCGCGCCCTCAGTCCCGAGGTCTACAGCAACCCGGAAGATGCCGGCGTGGTTGGCGCGGCCGGTCTCTCGACCTGGCGATTCCAGGCTTTCGCCCCCGGCACCGGGCGTCTGCGCCTGACTTCGCAGCAACCCTGGGCGCCGGAAGTGTTGCCGGTGGAGACCTTTGACTGCGCCATTTCGGTGAACTGA
- a CDS encoding carbohydrate porin gives MPDFPFSRDSAISTLRLIGGCTALGLATCTQAAPAFDSESPWMLGDWNGTRSELAAKGIDFKLDYTGEMGSNLHGGYDHDRTARYSDQWGLGTHLDLQKLLGWNDAEFQLTVTKRSGNNISNDRINDPRVGGFTSAQEVWGRGQTTRLTQMWYQQKFFDQKLDIKVGRFGEGEDFNSFPCDFQNLAFCGSQVGNWVGGIWYNWPVSQWALRVKYHLTSELYAQVGAYEQNPSNLDRGNGFKLSGSGTQGAILPIELVWKPKLNGLPGEYRAGYYYSNAKATDAYKDSNGQPAALSGEAYRSASSKHGVWLGVQQQITSVASDNSRGLSVFANGTMHDKKTNAIDNYVQAGLVYKGLFDARAKDDIGFALARVHVNPAYRKNAEATNQARAVYDYDDPSFLPPQDTEYSAELYYGVHVTNWLTVRPNLQYIRHPGGVDKVDDALIGGIKVQSSF, from the coding sequence ATGCCCGATTTTCCGTTCTCCCGAGACAGCGCTATCTCAACCCTGCGCCTGATCGGCGGCTGCACCGCCCTTGGCCTCGCCACCTGCACCCAGGCCGCCCCGGCCTTCGACAGTGAATCACCGTGGATGCTCGGTGACTGGAACGGCACCCGCAGCGAACTCGCGGCAAAAGGTATCGACTTCAAGCTCGACTACACCGGCGAAATGGGCAGCAACCTGCACGGCGGCTACGACCACGACCGCACCGCGCGCTACAGCGACCAATGGGGCCTCGGCACTCATCTGGACCTGCAAAAACTGCTCGGCTGGAACGACGCCGAATTCCAGTTGACCGTGACCAAACGCAGCGGCAACAACATCAGCAACGACCGCATCAACGACCCGCGCGTCGGAGGCTTCACCTCGGCCCAGGAAGTCTGGGGCCGTGGCCAGACCACCCGCCTGACGCAGATGTGGTACCAGCAGAAATTCTTCGACCAGAAGCTCGACATCAAGGTCGGCCGCTTCGGTGAAGGCGAAGACTTCAACAGCTTCCCGTGCGACTTCCAGAACCTGGCGTTCTGCGGCTCGCAGGTCGGCAACTGGGTCGGCGGCATCTGGTACAACTGGCCGGTCAGCCAATGGGCGCTGCGCGTCAAATATCACCTGACGTCAGAGCTGTACGCGCAAGTCGGCGCCTATGAGCAGAACCCGTCGAACCTTGATCGCGGTAACGGCTTCAAGCTCAGCGGCAGCGGCACCCAGGGCGCAATCCTGCCGATCGAACTGGTGTGGAAGCCCAAGCTCAACGGCCTGCCGGGCGAATACCGCGCCGGTTACTACTACAGCAACGCCAAGGCTACCGACGCCTATAAAGACAGCAACGGCCAGCCGGCAGCCCTGAGCGGCGAAGCCTATCGCAGCGCCTCGAGCAAACACGGCGTATGGCTCGGCGTGCAGCAGCAGATCACCAGCGTCGCCAGCGACAACTCCCGCGGCCTGAGCGTGTTCGCCAACGGCACCATGCACGACAAGAAGACCAACGCCATCGACAACTACGTCCAGGCCGGCCTGGTCTACAAAGGCCTGTTCGACGCCCGCGCCAAGGACGACATCGGTTTCGCCCTGGCCCGCGTCCACGTCAACCCGGCCTACCGCAAAAACGCCGAAGCGACCAACCAGGCCCGCGCCGTCTACGACTACGACGATCCGTCGTTCCTGCCACCGCAGGACACCGAATACAGCGCCGAACTCTACTACGGCGTGCACGTCACCAACTGGCTGACCGTGCGCCCGAACCTGCAATACATCCGCCATCCGGGCGGTGTGGACAAGGTCGATGACGCACTGATCGGCGGGATCAAGGTCCAGTCGTCGTTCTAA
- a CDS encoding glucose/quinate/shikimate family membrane-bound PQQ-dependent dehydrogenase yields MSTEGASSRSRLLPNLLGILLLLMGLAMLAGGIKLSTLGGSLYYLLAGIGITLTGILMLMRRRAALGLYAIVLFASTVWALWEVGLDWWQLVPRLALWFVLGFVMLLPWFRRPLLLAGPAPMGTGGLTVAVILAGVTALASLFTHPGEIFGELGRDTADTTSTAPAMPDGDWQAYGRTEFGDRYSPLKQITPANVGKLQEAWRIQTGDLPTADDPVELTNENTPLKANGMLYACTAHSKVLALDPDTGKELWRFDPQIKSPVGFKGFAHMTCRGVSYYDEAAYAKSENAASAVISEAGKAVAQACPRRLYLPTADARLIALNADTGKICEGFGNKGVVDLTQGIGPFTAGGYYSTSPAAITRDLVIMGGHVTDNESTNEPSGVIRAFDVRDGHLVWNWDSDKPDATEPLAPGETYSRNSANMWSLASVDEKLGMVYLPLGNQTPDQWGADRTPGAEKFSAGVVALDLATGKVRWNYQFTHHDLWDMDVGSQPTLLDMKTADGIKPALIAPTKQGSLYVLDRRDGTPIIPIREIPVPQGAVKGDHTAPTQARSDLNLLAPELTEKAMWGASPFDQMLCRIQFKELRYEGQYTPPSEQGSLIYPGNVGVFNWGGVSVDPVRQMLFTSPNYMAFVSKMVPREKVAAGSKRESETAGVQPNTGAPYAVIMHPFMSPLGVPCQAPAWGYVAGIDLTTGKVVWKRKNGTSRDSSPIPIGFTLGVPSMGGSIVTAGGVGFLSGTLDQYLRAYDVNTGKELWKSRLPAGGQATPMTYTGKDGKQYVLLVVGGHGSLGTKMGDYVIAYKLPE; encoded by the coding sequence ATGAGCACTGAAGGTGCTTCGAGTCGAAGCCGTCTTCTGCCGAACCTGCTCGGCATTCTGCTTCTGCTGATGGGCCTGGCCATGCTGGCCGGGGGAATCAAGCTGAGTACGCTCGGCGGCTCACTGTATTACCTGCTGGCCGGTATCGGCATCACGCTGACCGGCATTCTGATGCTGATGCGTCGTCGCGCAGCATTGGGCCTGTACGCCATCGTGCTGTTTGCCAGTACCGTCTGGGCGCTGTGGGAAGTCGGCCTGGACTGGTGGCAACTGGTGCCGCGTCTGGCGCTGTGGTTTGTCCTCGGTTTCGTGATGCTGCTGCCGTGGTTCCGTCGCCCGCTGCTGCTCGCGGGCCCGGCGCCGATGGGCACCGGCGGCCTGACCGTGGCCGTGATTCTGGCCGGCGTCACCGCCCTGGCCAGCCTCTTCACCCACCCGGGCGAAATCTTTGGCGAACTGGGTCGCGACACCGCCGACACCACCAGCACCGCGCCAGCCATGCCTGATGGCGACTGGCAGGCCTACGGCCGCACCGAATTCGGTGACCGCTACTCGCCGCTGAAGCAGATCACCCCGGCCAACGTCGGCAAGCTGCAGGAAGCCTGGCGCATCCAGACCGGCGACCTGCCGACTGCCGATGACCCGGTGGAGCTGACCAACGAAAACACCCCGCTCAAAGCCAACGGCATGCTCTACGCCTGCACCGCCCACAGCAAAGTGCTGGCGCTGGATCCGGACACCGGCAAGGAACTGTGGCGCTTCGACCCGCAGATCAAGAGTCCGGTCGGCTTCAAGGGCTTCGCGCACATGACCTGCCGTGGCGTGTCGTACTACGACGAAGCCGCGTACGCCAAGTCTGAAAACGCCGCGTCCGCTGTCATCTCCGAGGCCGGCAAAGCCGTCGCCCAGGCCTGCCCGCGTCGCCTGTACCTGCCGACCGCCGATGCCCGACTGATCGCACTCAACGCCGACACCGGCAAAATCTGCGAAGGCTTCGGCAATAAAGGCGTGGTTGACCTGACCCAGGGTATCGGCCCGTTCACCGCGGGTGGCTACTACTCCACCTCGCCTGCCGCGATCACCCGTGATCTGGTGATCATGGGCGGCCACGTGACCGACAACGAATCGACCAACGAGCCATCGGGCGTGATCCGCGCCTTCGACGTGCGTGACGGTCACCTCGTGTGGAACTGGGACAGCGACAAGCCAGACGCCACCGAGCCTTTGGCGCCGGGCGAAACCTACAGCCGCAACTCGGCCAACATGTGGTCGCTGGCCAGCGTCGATGAAAAACTCGGCATGGTTTACCTGCCACTGGGCAACCAGACTCCTGACCAGTGGGGCGCCGACCGCACCCCGGGCGCCGAGAAATTCAGCGCCGGCGTCGTGGCTCTGGACCTGGCCACCGGTAAAGTGCGCTGGAACTACCAGTTCACCCACCACGACCTGTGGGACATGGACGTCGGCAGCCAGCCAACCCTGCTGGACATGAAAACCGCCGACGGCATCAAGCCTGCGCTGATCGCCCCGACCAAACAGGGCAGCCTGTACGTCCTCGACCGTCGCGACGGCACGCCGATCATCCCGATCCGCGAGATCCCGGTTCCGCAAGGCGCCGTGAAAGGCGACCACACCGCCCCGACCCAGGCCCGTTCGGACCTGAACCTGCTGGCCCCGGAACTGACCGAAAAAGCCATGTGGGGCGCCAGCCCGTTCGACCAGATGCTGTGCCGCATCCAGTTCAAGGAACTGCGCTACGAAGGCCAATACACGCCTCCGTCGGAACAGGGCAGCCTGATCTATCCGGGTAACGTCGGCGTGTTCAACTGGGGCGGCGTCTCTGTCGACCCGGTTCGCCAGATGCTGTTCACCAGCCCGAACTACATGGCCTTCGTCTCGAAAATGGTGCCGCGCGAAAAAGTCGCCGCCGGCAGCAAACGCGAGAGCGAAACCGCTGGCGTGCAACCGAACACCGGCGCGCCATACGCGGTGATCATGCACCCGTTCATGTCGCCACTGGGCGTACCGTGCCAGGCCCCGGCCTGGGGCTACGTCGCCGGTATCGACCTGACCACCGGCAAAGTCGTCTGGAAACGCAAGAACGGCACCAGCCGCGACAGCTCGCCAATCCCGATCGGCTTCACCCTGGGCGTGCCAAGCATGGGCGGCTCGATCGTCACTGCCGGCGGCGTCGGCTTCCTCAGCGGCACGCTGGACCAGTACCTGCGCGCCTACGACGTGAACACCGGTAAAGAACTGTGGAAATCGCGCCTGCCTGCCGGCGGCCAAGCGACCCCGATGACCTACACCGGCAAGGACGGCAAGCAATACGTCCTGCTCGTTGTCGGTGGTCACGGCTCGCTGGGCACCAAGATGGGTGACTATGTGATTGCGTACAAACTGCCGGAATAA
- a CDS encoding CS1 type fimbrial major subunit has protein sequence MFKKIAFAAPLAVLALSSSVVFAAGEARHSISLVAHVPTNGFYVVPTDADLVNKDQDMSFSPITGTMKPVEGFFDVRNTNGSVHGYLEGVPKLVGGSSIIDLKVEFNNKVLTQTPQMVVGEAESDVNYRAPLRITAAGTNFTPGDYTGAVTMMFDAVPPVGAAL, from the coding sequence ATGTTCAAGAAAATCGCTTTCGCTGCCCCACTGGCTGTTCTGGCTCTGAGCTCTTCCGTGGTCTTCGCTGCCGGTGAAGCACGTCACTCCATCAGCCTGGTCGCCCATGTACCGACCAACGGATTCTATGTGGTGCCAACGGATGCTGACCTGGTCAACAAGGATCAGGACATGAGCTTCAGCCCGATTACCGGAACCATGAAACCCGTGGAAGGTTTCTTCGATGTGCGCAACACCAACGGTTCGGTTCATGGCTATCTGGAAGGCGTGCCGAAACTGGTCGGCGGCTCAAGCATCATTGATCTCAAAGTCGAGTTCAATAACAAGGTTCTGACCCAGACCCCGCAAATGGTTGTTGGCGAGGCCGAGTCCGATGTGAACTACCGTGCACCGCTGCGCATCACCGCCGCCGGCACCAACTTCACCCCGGGCGATTACACCGGCGCAGTCACCATGATGTTCGACGCTGTTCCTCCCGTCGGCGCCGCGCTCTAA
- the lon gene encoding endopeptidase La, which yields MSDQQEFPENPDDITETDAEHIEHHVPGKGLALPGQNLPDKVYIIPIHNRPFFPAQVLPVIVNEEPWAETLELVSKSEHHSLALFFMDTPQEDPRHFDTKALPQYGTLVKVHHASRENGKLQFVAQGLSRVRIKTWLKHHRPPYLVEVEYPHQPTEPTDEVKAYGMALINAIKELLPLNPLYSEELKNYLNRFSPNDPSPLTDFAAALTSATGNELQEVLDCVPMLKRMEKVLPMLRKEVEVARLQKEISAEVNRKIGEHQREFFLKEQLKVIQQELGLTKDDRSADLEQFEQRLEGKVLPTQVQKRLEEEMNKLSILETGSPEYAVTRNYLDWATSVPWGVYGEDKLDLKHARKVLDKHHAGLDDIKDRILEFLAVGAYKGEISGSIVLLVGPPGVGKTSVGKSIAESLGRPFYRFSLGGMRDEAEIKGHRRTYIGAQPGKLVQALKDVEVMNPVIMLDEIDKMGQSYQGDPASALLETLDPEQNVEFLDHYLDLRMDLSKVLFVCTANTLDSIPGPLLDRMEVIRLSGYITEEKVAIAKRHLWPKLLEKAGVSKGSLSISDPALKALIDGYAREAGVRQLEKQMGKLVRKAVMKLIDDPKAAIKIGPKDLEASLGHPVFRNEQVLSGTGVITGLAWTSMGGATLPIEATRIHTLNRGFKLTGQLGDVMKESAEIAYSYVSSHLKQFGGDAKFFDEAFVHLHVPEGATPKDGPSAGVTMASALLSLARNQPPKKGVAMTGELTLTGHVLPIGGVREKVIAARRQKIFELILPEPNRGNFEELPDYLKEGITVHFAKKFSDVAKVLF from the coding sequence ATGAGCGACCAGCAAGAATTCCCCGAAAACCCCGACGACATCACCGAAACCGACGCCGAACACATCGAACACCACGTCCCCGGCAAAGGCCTGGCCCTGCCCGGCCAGAACCTGCCGGACAAGGTCTACATCATCCCGATCCACAACCGCCCGTTCTTCCCTGCCCAGGTCCTGCCGGTCATCGTCAACGAAGAACCCTGGGCCGAAACCCTCGAACTGGTCAGCAAATCCGAACACCACTCCCTGGCCCTGTTCTTCATGGACACACCCCAGGAAGACCCGCGCCACTTCGACACCAAGGCATTGCCGCAATACGGCACCCTGGTCAAGGTGCACCACGCCAGCCGCGAAAACGGCAAACTGCAATTCGTCGCCCAGGGCCTGAGTCGCGTGCGCATCAAGACCTGGCTCAAACACCATCGCCCGCCGTATCTGGTGGAAGTCGAATACCCGCACCAGCCCACCGAGCCGACCGACGAGGTCAAGGCCTACGGCATGGCGCTGATCAACGCGATCAAGGAACTGCTGCCGCTCAACCCGCTGTACAGCGAAGAGCTGAAGAACTACCTCAACCGCTTCAGCCCCAACGATCCGTCGCCGCTGACCGACTTCGCCGCCGCCCTCACATCGGCGACCGGCAATGAGCTGCAGGAAGTGCTCGACTGCGTGCCGATGCTCAAGCGCATGGAAAAAGTCCTGCCGATGCTGCGCAAGGAAGTCGAAGTCGCGCGCCTGCAGAAAGAAATCTCCGCCGAAGTGAACCGCAAGATCGGCGAGCACCAGCGCGAGTTCTTCCTTAAAGAACAGCTCAAGGTCATCCAGCAGGAACTCGGCCTGACCAAGGACGACCGCAGCGCCGACCTCGAGCAGTTCGAGCAGCGTCTGGAAGGCAAGGTCCTGCCGACGCAGGTGCAAAAACGTCTCGAAGAAGAGATGAACAAACTGTCGATCCTCGAGACCGGATCGCCGGAGTACGCGGTCACCCGCAATTACCTCGACTGGGCGACCTCGGTACCGTGGGGCGTGTATGGCGAGGACAAACTCGACCTCAAGCACGCGCGCAAGGTGCTGGACAAACACCACGCCGGCCTCGACGACATCAAGGACCGCATTCTCGAATTCCTCGCGGTCGGTGCCTATAAAGGCGAGATCAGCGGCTCCATCGTGCTGCTGGTCGGCCCGCCGGGCGTGGGTAAAACCAGTGTCGGCAAATCGATCGCCGAATCGCTCGGCCGGCCGTTCTACCGCTTCAGCCTCGGCGGCATGCGCGACGAAGCCGAGATCAAGGGCCACCGCCGCACCTACATCGGCGCGCAGCCGGGCAAACTCGTGCAGGCGTTGAAAGACGTCGAAGTGATGAACCCGGTGATCATGCTCGACGAGATCGACAAAATGGGTCAGAGCTACCAGGGCGACCCGGCCTCGGCGCTGCTCGAAACCCTCGACCCGGAACAGAACGTCGAATTCCTCGACCACTATCTGGACCTGCGGATGGACCTGTCGAAAGTCCTGTTCGTCTGCACCGCCAACACCCTGGATTCGATTCCCGGCCCGTTGCTGGACCGGATGGAAGTGATTCGCCTGTCGGGCTACATCACCGAAGAAAAAGTCGCCATCGCCAAGCGCCACCTGTGGCCGAAACTGCTGGAAAAGGCCGGCGTGTCCAAGGGCAGCCTGAGTATCAGCGACCCGGCGCTCAAAGCCTTGATCGACGGTTACGCCCGTGAAGCCGGCGTGCGCCAGCTGGAAAAACAGATGGGCAAACTGGTGCGCAAAGCGGTGATGAAGCTGATCGACGACCCGAAAGCGGCGATCAAGATCGGCCCGAAAGACCTCGAAGCGTCCCTCGGCCATCCGGTGTTCCGCAACGAACAAGTGCTGTCCGGCACCGGCGTGATCACGGGACTTGCCTGGACCAGTATGGGCGGCGCGACACTGCCGATTGAAGCGACGCGGATTCACACGCTCAATCGAGGTTTCAAACTCACCGGGCAACTGGGCGATGTGATGAAGGAGTCGGCGGAGATCGCCTACAGCTACGTCAGCTCGCACCTGAAACAGTTCGGTGGTGACGCGAAATTCTTCGACGAAGCTTTCGTCCACCTGCACGTGCCGGAAGGTGCGACACCGAAAGACGGCCCGAGCGCCGGCGTGACCATGGCCAGCGCCCTGCTCTCCCTCGCCCGTAATCAGCCGCCGAAAAAAGGCGTGGCGATGACCGGCGAGCTGACGCTGACCGGCCATGTGCTACCGATTGGCGGGGTGCGTGAGAAAGTAATTGCGGCAAGACGGCAGAAGATTTTCGAGTTGATTTTGCCGGAGCCGAACCGGGGTAACTTCGAGGAACTGCCAGATTACTTGAAGGAAGGCATCACTGTGCATTTCGCCAAGAAGTTTTCGGATGTGGCGAAGGTGCTTTTCTAA
- a CDS encoding siderophore-interacting protein encodes MTAVDTQTIHRVMHEIKRRRLEVLRVVDLTPRMRRITLGGPELAGFISLGTDDHVKLLFPQNAEQAAALETLVLGAGKSDVPMPEMRDYTPRRYDLDKLELDIDFVLHGDGPASTWAEQAKPGQFLHIGGPRGSMIVPDIFDSYLLIGDETALPAIARRLEGLAANRKALVVIEVENGKEQQTLESAAQVNVIWVLREGGKDNLLTTVKQLQVPKGNLYAWVATETKVSRQIRRVLLDEHGLDEKFVKAVGYWRAEGSEEE; translated from the coding sequence ATGACCGCAGTCGATACCCAAACCATTCACCGCGTCATGCATGAAATCAAACGTCGCCGCCTGGAAGTGTTGCGGGTGGTCGACCTGACTCCACGCATGCGCCGCATCACCCTCGGCGGGCCGGAACTGGCAGGTTTCATCAGCCTCGGCACCGACGATCACGTCAAACTGCTGTTCCCGCAGAACGCCGAACAGGCCGCCGCGCTGGAAACCCTGGTGCTCGGCGCCGGCAAGAGCGACGTGCCGATGCCCGAGATGCGCGACTACACCCCGCGTCGTTATGACCTGGACAAGCTTGAACTGGACATCGATTTCGTCCTGCACGGCGACGGCCCTGCCTCGACCTGGGCCGAGCAGGCCAAACCGGGGCAGTTCCTGCACATCGGCGGCCCGCGCGGCTCGATGATCGTGCCGGACATCTTCGACAGCTACCTGCTGATCGGCGACGAAACCGCCCTGCCCGCCATCGCCCGCCGCCTGGAAGGCCTGGCGGCCAATCGCAAGGCGCTGGTGGTGATCGAAGTGGAGAATGGCAAGGAGCAGCAAACGCTGGAAAGCGCGGCGCAGGTCAACGTGATCTGGGTGCTGCGCGAAGGCGGCAAGGACAACCTGCTGACCACTGTCAAACAATTGCAGGTGCCCAAGGGCAATCTTTATGCGTGGGTGGCGACCGAGACCAAGGTTTCGCGGCAGATCCGCCGGGTGCTGCTCGATGAACACGGACTCGACGAGAAGTTCGTCAAAGCGGTCGGTTACTGGCGCGCAGAAGGCTCCGAAGAAGAGTGA
- a CDS encoding DUF6124 family protein: MKKPTPNPPESNDTSPYESADSKKLHEAAERALDHHFNPIPKKCPGRRPSQMFQISPDMDDESLLAHACESLATASVMASDVAAFVDTPQRHRILGIQQVIMLAELAVNRVLDNVEVQRYPTHS; this comes from the coding sequence ATGAAAAAGCCAACACCGAATCCCCCCGAATCAAACGACACCTCACCCTACGAATCCGCCGATTCGAAGAAACTCCACGAAGCCGCCGAACGCGCGCTCGACCACCATTTCAATCCGATTCCAAAAAAATGCCCCGGCCGCCGACCGAGCCAGATGTTCCAGATCTCGCCAGACATGGACGATGAAAGCCTGTTGGCCCATGCCTGTGAGTCCCTGGCTACAGCAAGCGTCATGGCCAGTGATGTAGCGGCTTTTGTCGATACGCCGCAGCGGCATCGGATCCTGGGGATTCAGCAGGTGATCATGCTGGCGGAACTGGCGGTGAATCGGGTGCTGGATAACGTCGAAGTACAACGTTACCCAACACACAGCTAA